ATCATTTCCCgttttcttattttaaatttaaaaagatCCGACGCGACATCACCACCGCGTCCATGTGaaatcattttagaaatgtatgGGCCCGCAAGCTCACAATTTGAATTTTAACACTTAAAATAATTACTTTGACTAAACAATTAGGATAGAAATATATGTTGAGGTCTAATAAGGCATAGTTCAACATCtgttacaaaaaataaatgagaATCTTACCGCATCTTCCCAATTTTGTCGATTGTACGTATTCGCACCCTTCGACGTCGCCATTTTTATTCATTGGAGAGAACATTTATTAGAAACGAAGGAAATTAATTTCCTTTATTTAGACTGAATCCAACCCTATTTCATGtaattatttaaatatattacatttttgtgaaaTAATCTATCAGTTGATCAAAAGCTATCCCATACGTTATGAAGTTATTAAATTTCGTTTTGGCGAGTTGTTTTGCAGATCGTGATGCAAATTTAAAATCACCCAAGCGTTTGAAGAAGAGGGAATTTTGTGAATAGCACAAAGCATTCAAAGTTCTACTTTCGCTTTTTGTTTATGTCAACAAAAAAGTTACGACAAATAAGAATGAGTGGATGATGATGGCTTCCTAactaatttcatattttctttcaaGGTAAAACAATTACTTTAAACGCCATTAATTGACGTGTAAATCATGTTTCCTtagttagaaaaaaaatgtatccTTTGTTATACTTATAGATCATGCATAGAAAATCAGCAATcagatatatatcatatatacatggTCATGTTATGTTTCTGGAGTAAtgtataaaattatgaaatatcttcAATGGCTTTTTTAAAGAAGTTACATCTGAGTGTTGGTCAGGCTGGAATGATTGTGAGATGTAAGAACATTGTTATTGCAGACATTATAGTTTTTCTTTACTTACATTTCAGGAGAAATCGAGGAATGTCAAGAGGCGTGATTTCTTTAAGATTCAACCAGGATCATGGTAAAGTATGAGGGTGTGATCTATGTAATCTGTTTCCTGTTGAATAGGTATTGGCGATGTTTTTCTGTGATACTAgaaataatgttttttcgttATAATGATAGATGTCTTATGAACCATTCCAGGGGTattttaaggtcttgatttcaagggccagggactttccaattgggaaaaatagcgacatttgcttgaaattgggaaaaatgtttcattcaaAGAAATAGGGAAAACCCTCATTCAGAGTGCTTTAAGGTATAATTGGgctccttctgactttcaatttggtcaaagcttacctcgttcaaataagcagaggccaaaaaattaGGGTTTCTTAAGAATTTTGAAGCAAATATTGTAATCTGGgggcctgtgaagaagatttatgaacgAGCAGGCTACcctgcttgatttgttttcattgtttgggaatttcaaagcataaattgggaaaaatacctgctttttagcattgggaatggggccttatttctgctccctacagaccctaaaaaaaacCCGGAACCAATGTTATTAAAATCAGGACATGTCAAATTGAGAGCAGATCATAGATCTGATTTAACAAGACTGTCTTATGAACCTAGTGGCGAGAGGATAAAAACATGATGACATATAGGTACTAGATGAGTCTGCATCTTTAATGTCTTTGTAATTTCATTCACAAGTCGCAATCAATCCAATATCAAATATCATAATAGTCTGGTTAGCCACTACCATCCACTGATCAATGTTTTAAAGACATTTGATTGAAGCACAAATAATATTATTAATGTTTCATCCAGATATTTAGATTTTCATCTTGTTAAGTCTTAAAttggtttttgttttctgtAGGTTGTTTCACCTGTGCGACAGAAACAGGACTGAGGATTTACAATGTAGAGCCACTAACTCAGAAGCTTTCATTGGGTAAGTGTTGTTGCTTTCTTCTGAAAACATACAAGGTATTAGAAGTGTTGTGGAGGATTTTGAGACTACAAATTACTGCTATATTTAAAGACTTTGAATGTATTCAGATCTGTATCGGTATTTTACCTTCTATGAAAATTATCAACATAATCAGGATATGAATATGCATGTAGGTTACCATAATAGTTAAGATTATATGCATGTGTATTTGACAGTCAGAAATAAAAGGAGtgtgaattttatcaaaaaggCAATCATGATTAGCAACAAACACCACAACAAGTAATTAAAATTCAagataatgagagagagagagagatttaggCACAGATCAAATGATTGTTGTAGTGGGAAGTCACTAtacatgagcggatcaaaggatctaattttaattagattgggtggGAAGTTGTATTGCCGGTTACTCTGTTGTTCGTTTTCTTGTTCTTCACCTGTAAACATTTTCAGTAAATCTTtcaattaatacatgtaacatacattTTATTATGTTATATCTGGGGCTCTGTTTCACTGGTATAAATTTCACTGTAATGCTTATAATGTGTTTTTCTAACAGGACAAGATGTCGTGGGGAGTGTGGCATCTGCAGAGATGTTGTTTCGCTCCAACATTTTAGCTATGATGGGAGGTGGATCTTCACCAAAATTTGACGAGAAAGCAGGTCAGGCATTTCTTtgactttaaagggactggttcatgtttttcaaaacaaatgtttttcaattttgatgttaaaaattaaaaatatagctcatttaatgttgacaaccaaaatttggactgTTTGAAttatgcaaggataagagcaatattgtAACTttgattctttgttatgtaaacaaagactcgggtctttttatgtaaacaaaccagtgaaacgttaattttgtaatttaaagcatcttcatttaaATTTGTACAATCTCAAATTCTAACTTTTAAataacacattttacctaaagtatacttgagatgtgatatatataataaacttggatcaatgcCCATTAATTTTGAAGaccccgtaaacaataacacacctcaatctttgttttcaaaacaaataataaactctctataatgagcttctgtcctaataaataaccttaatttttgtgtgaaaccttctaaacatattagacagtgtcactgtagattttgatcatttaaagttaaaaacaaaggaggaaaatcgtgaatcaatccctttaatttcaaattgtttatcTGTAATTTGTTTCCTATTCTTGGCTAAATAGCTGAATTTTGTTTTCCCTTTAAGTTGCTGTGtttgatgaaaaaattaattacagTAATTGGCAGGTTTTTATGTGTCTTTATTATTTTACAGTTTTGATTTGGGATGATAGTGCAAAGAAGGTTATAATGGATGTTTCCTTTAACCAACCAGTTGTGTCAATAAAACTCAAGTATGACAGGtaggaaaatcatatttttatatccCCATAATTGGATAATCAGGGCATATATTTTTTGTTCTCTCTGTATATCTGtttgtctgcaaaaactttaaccttgaccataacttttgaatggatggatTGGACAGtgatggggctttcatatttcacatgtgtattccatgtgacaagacctttcttttggtaccaataTTATTTTGCTGTTGtatgggggcatcagtgtttcacaaacacatcttgtttcagaTTTAATGGGTTTACATTCTGTTTATAGATTAATTCTTTGTTTCTGACATAGATTGATTCTTTGTTTATGACATAGTCTCAAACTATTGTCTCTCCAAACGAAGTGCATTGTATGAGACAGAAAACCTGTAGGAGAGAGGATACAAGCACTATCTGTTCTGTTGAATGAGATGATGGTATATTAGGTCACAGTCACTTTGCTTGTTCTTTATGAAACATTTGAACAATTATTTCTCCAAAACTATTGGGCCTATCTTCACCAAATTTAAGATGTATGAGATAACTGAAAGATGAACCAGAATAGTAAATTTTGTGATTGCTGCCTGGCCTGGAGTTCTCTGCAGTGAATGGTTCTTGGGTCAGAGGTTCAGACAGTAGGGTGCAGCTGTATTTCGTTCATATACTTAATGTGCATTACATTTctgaaaacaaattcaaatattcaataataattttgacacTACTGGTTGAACACTtcttgagccaaaaaaaattcttacaaACACCCCACCCTATTTTAACTTAGAAAGTGACAcaacccttcatttgaacagactGTGTTTTCTTTAGCTCAAAGATACTTTGTGGCAGGTTTGGTTCAAAATGGCTTACTGGTTTGatagaagtaaaaaatgtgaaaaacttGAAGtaacagatagatagataattatTTGATGTAAGGTTTGTGATGAGAAAAGGTTACTTGAGCTATCACCTCTGGTCAGTTGGATCGAAATCAGATCTTCAATATCCACCATAGCTATGAGATGATAGCAGAtgtcaaagatctaattttaattatattgagCTCAGGTAAACTAATTAAAGCATATTTGTTCGGTTCATAACTTCCAAGATGGCAAGACATaggaaaatctgtaaaatcatACTTAGCATGGAAGTTGCTGATGCTCAGAGAGTTATAAAACAAATCATCTGTAAAAATAAAGTTAAATGTATTTATCCCAGGCATTAGACAGTAGAAGCCTATTTTTGACATAATGGTTGTTTATGATCAgacattttgtcacaagaaaccAGCATTGTTCAGTTTTCACAGTTTGAAGATGCACTagtcttgacatgataaacatgCAACACCTTTTAAATTATTCAGAACTATGATGAGATCATGAATTCATAATCtattgtggggtttttttttatgcccctgagatcgaagatcgggagacatattgtttttgtcctgtctgtcattctggaattctgtctgaaactttaaccttgctaataactccGTAATTCCATGGGTAGCAaaattttttaccctgtgaccttgaccttggagtttgacctactttttgaaaactttaaccttgctaataacttttgaacagtaagtgctagagctttgatatttcacatgagtattccttgtgacaagacctttccgtgggtaccagatcttttgaccttggcatttgacctacttttaataaattgacaattggtcataacttctaaatggtaaatattagagctttcagaTTGCACTTGAGCaattcttgtgacaagatctttctactggtaccaagatatttgtccttgtgaccttggccatcatTGGAATCAGCCATTATCaagggcatttgtgtttcacaaactcatcttgttttcttttcattctcAGATTAATCGTGGTGCTGAGAAATCAAATCCATGTGTTTAGTTTTCCAAATAATCCAACTTTGTTGCACTCATTTGATACGAGGGATAATCCAAAAGGTGAGTGCCTGTTGTCAGGAGAATGTTGGCTATATTTGCATCACGGGTAACTATTTTATCGAATATCAAatcttgaaaacttttaaattcataatttaaGATGTAGTTTGGAACAATTGTTACTAAACTCTTGTTTTAAGTATTAAATTAGTAAATGGTGACTTACCAGAGTGAAATTTCATGTCACTAATTTACAAAATGATTATAACAAAGTGTGACATCAAAATTCAAGCTcacatttaattaaaatcatgaaaattcttaaacCCCAACTTTGTATCTTATAAGTGAGTCTTTGATGAAATCTTCCTCAGCTTGCCAACTTGGAAGTGAATTGGATGAGAAATGTTGAAACTAGTCTAAGAAGGACTTTTAAAACTGtgatttgaaatatatagagaaaacaCCTATTTCTTTATAACATTATCATCCACTGCTGTATTTCAAAGACTTTCTATACTGATGTTACAAAATATTTGATGTACTCAAAGTCATTGAGATGTGGTGTTAATACTCTAGTGATGCATATTAAATTAAACATGgtactgatatacatgtactgggTTCTAGGTAATAGACATTGCTATgtgaaaatgaatatatatgcaATTATGCATCAAagttgacatacatgtacctgtatttatgattttgacCTTTGTCTAGGACTGTGTGATGTCAGCCCATTTGGACAAGTGATAGCTTTTCCTGGACAGAAATGTGGCAGTGTTCAGATAGCTGTAAGTTCTTAGTTACtggttatttaagaaatgaatttcattgagGGCATGCACTGTGACATTTCATGTTAAGCATGCTTCATGAAGCATGAACGTGCTTCATTAAAAGTATGCCGGCATGCAGCATTGCAATTCATCCCTTCGTGACGTATTTTCAATAATGGAGAGAAAAAATTTGTATGCCATGAAATTGAAGATTCAGGTCTATATGGTTTTTGgcctgtccatctgtctgtgacaaaaaactttaaccttggtcatgtCTTTTACACCATAAGTAGTAGAGCTATCATATTTggtgtgtgtatttcttgtgacaagacttttacattgacaccaaaatctttgactttatgaccttaacattgacAAAGTTTTGGAAAACTCAAATATGagccatatctttcaaatcgtAAGAGATACtgcttttatatttaaaatgtacatttctTGTAAGAAGACCTTTCCAATTATACCAGATTTgttgacattgacctttgacctacttttagaagaTTCAAATATAGGCCATATCTTTTGATTCATAAGAGgtactgtttttatattaagcTTGCACATTTTTTGTGAGACAACTTTTTCAATGATAACAGCTTTGTTGACCTTGATAATTGACCAATCATGGTAAACttgcagtggcgtagcttccattgaggcaaccgaggcagctgcttcggtaaaaaaaacaccttttacgttgttaaaatgtcgatagcttctggggggttgcacccccccccgaccccctgcctcggtaatattcaaacccaagctacgcctatgaacttgagatgtacatatgtactagCTTTTACAGTTCCTGTCTTAAAGTTTATGTCTAAATTTAGCAGTGCATTGTACTCCTACCATTGAAAATATGGAGAATCTTGACTGACATGTCTGAAattatcaggggcggatccaggaattaattttggttttcaagggGTCCCCCACCCTCAAAAtgctttgtttttatatttttttagcaaaattttctTACAAAGGGGGGTGTTTCTACCCCCGGaacacccaccccacccccaccctcaCCCCTGTGGATCCACCACTGATTATGattattatattgatatacattaCATCTTTTGACTGACACATTTGTAATTGTTATATTGATACTAGTATTATACATTACCTAGGTGTATAACAGTGATGCaccataaatgtacatgtatataccagtatatttatattacaaatcgcatttacctctatgaaccaaccaatttcagcgcacGACACAATCcattcacattgactatgaacggattatgaactttcttaaagcacgcgactgagagagcgtaatgatttgaacaaaatagaacatctgttacaaagatctcgcaagtcacacctttggattaagattgtaaacttaagtggattatcatcccaatactgcagtctcctacctccaaaatacagtgcaccttgcaatgttgataaaatgcagggtgagacgaaatgtgacgtcatgtctatatatttgtattgcaaatcacattttcctctatgaaccaaccaatttcagcgcacgacacaatccgttcacattgactatgaacggattatgaactagcttaaagcacgcgactgagatagcgtaatggtttgaaaaaaatagaacatctgttacgaagatctcgcaagtcacacctttggattaagattgtaaacttacgtggattatcatcccaatatCTTacggtctcctacctccaacatacagtgcaccttgcaatgttgataaaatgcagggtgagacgaaatgtgacgtcatgcctatgtgttgacgtacacgtcacaataactactgcgacagaggctaggagttcattttatgcaacaaaatagaagcaatgtaaacaaacggtgttttagtaaatgaatataaatataagaaataaacatcacttttgagctgttcatggtcaatatgaacggatttggatttgaggcaaattctctgtgaatcgctagcgcgattcacagaatttgcctcaaatccaaattcgttcatactgaccatgaacagctcaaaagtgatgttcatttcttaaatgtttcATCAAGTTCACATTATCTGACATTGAACATGTCGTAACTTTCCTGTGTGTTGGTTGACATTGAACATGTCGTAACTTTCCTGTGTGTTGGTTGACATTGAACATGTCATAACTTTTCTGTGTGTTGGTTGAGATTGAACATGTCGTAACTTTTCTGTGTGTTGGTTGACAGGACCTTGAGACCACCCAACCAGGACAGTCCACTGCTCCTGTAACAATAAATGCTCACCAGGGGGAGCTAGCATGCCTCACATTGAATCAACAGGGCACATTACTGGCCACTGCCTCCAGGAAGGTAATATACAAATAAACCATTCTGTCAGGGGAAAGtagagaaatatataaatacaccaTTCTGTCAGGAGAATATACAAATACACCATTCTGTCAGGGGATTGTagaaaaatatagaaattgaaaaataaggaaattttcAGTTAGAAAGCTATGAGAGatatttaggtcacctgagtaaactcaaagttttacatacaaatatatagggagaaaacctttaaaaatattcttttcaagaaacactgggccaaaaaagctgagatttacatgagagcttcttaacatagtacagattcaagtttgttaacatcatggcccccgggggtaggatgggaccacaatatgggatcaaagttttacataataatatttagggaaaatcattaaaaaacttcttgtgaagaatcactgggccagaaaagtttacatttacttcatagctttctgacataatgcagattcaagtttgttaaaatcatggaccccggggctaggatggggccacataggggatcaaagtttttacatattaagatattaaatgtataatgaccatatttcatatctaataaatggatagtggaatttttgtaatcatgatatcattttgaagggttcatcaaataaaaataatccaccataggaactttcaaaattttgtttactgcttgatttatttcacctagaatttaacattgaaatatatgggaaaagcatgttttattacaaaattttaaaaagaaattatatttgcatacaaatctcttggtagaaagttacaaacactttctcttaatgaaaatataaaataaaattaatcattgaccacacacatttttagaaaattagatttttcttatttttacaaagggaagacaactcttccaaacagttttaagtgcaaaagggtcagcttctaatcatttaccagtcatgtgaatttcatctgcttcactttcatcattatttaacaataaacatttatgttgatctaaatccttcaaaattgtttattacatggaataccttaatatagagaaaatctgtaaaaatcttttcaagaagaATTGGGTTGaagaagtttacattcacatgaaatcttcctgacatatagtgcagattcaagtttgtaaaaatcatagcccctgggggtaggttggggctacaatagggatcaaagatgtatgtaaaatctttagatatgagccaaggtgactcaggtgagcgatgtggcgcAAGGGCCTTTcgttacattttcgacttcttcccCAGAACCTCTGGGCCAACTTCAATCAAACTTTACCAAAAGCATActtgagtgaagggctttcaagtttgttcaaatgaagggccatgcccccttcaaaggggagataatcacaaaaatgcaaaaatagggtggggtcatttaataatcctcttcacaagaaccactggtccagaagaactgaaatttacatgaaagcttccttacatagtgcagattcaagtttgttaaaaccatgtcccatgggggtaggttggggccacattaggggatcaaggttttatatgtgaatacataggtaaaatctttgaaaatcttcttaagaaccactgggccatatatatggaaaatctttaaatgtgaGGCaaagtgagcgatgtggcccatgggcctcctgttttttttttttatttaattttttttatttttaggtcCTAACTcataaattgggggggggggggggggggggggtaattatttcatgatttaagaattttagaaaatccaaattttgtttGACCAGGGTACGCTAATCAGAGTGTTTgacacaacaacaaaaaaacttgTGGTGGAACTGAGACGAGGAGCGGATCCGGCTACTCTGTACTGGTTAGTAAAAACAGCTTTGATACAACAAAATTACTAGCATGATTTAATGACAGCATGATATGGATAATGTAAGCATAGCTTGTAGTTACAGAACTGAATTTACAACAAAACTGATCAAACACATTTACACCGGAATGCTGGGGACGAAAaatttgatttgttataaaCGTAATTTGTTACTCATGTATCTCATGAATTAGTTTTAAATCTATAGGAAATGAAAAtaacttcactataagtgtgaattcaatttcattattaGCATGTTCACTGCATGCATCACATGtaacagtgttttactgtattcattgaatatgtaatgagtatttgtaaattaaaagTAATCTGTTGATCAATGATTGGTTAAAACATGCTGTTGTTATTCAGCCATGTCTTTGAATCAACATTTTCATACTTCTTCACAAGTATTCACACATCATTTTCATCCCTCTACCCCTTACACACAATTACCAGTGTACATTTACAACAGATCTATTCAGGTCTGAACACCCTACATATAGAAACATTTATTTGTGTGAAAAATATAAAGTAAGTGTATACAATTAATTGATAATCAGATGATAGGCACTAAATagaaatacattgtaaaatcagTGGATTCTTTTTTGCAGTATATCCTTCAGCCATGATTCCTCATTTCTGTGTGCATCCAGTGACAAAGGAACCATTCATATCTTTGCTGTTAAAGACACCAGTCTCAACCGACGATCAACGTAAGTACCAGTCTCAACCGACAATCAACATTAAATATCAGTCTCAACCGACAATCAACGTTAAGTATCAGTCTCAACCCACAATCAACATTAAATATCAGTCTCAACCCACAATCAACATTAAATATCAGTCTCAACCGACAATCAACATTAAATATCAGTCTCAACCGACAATCAACGTTAAGTATCAGTCTCAACCGACAATCAACATTAAATATCAGTCTCAACCCACAATCAACATTAAATATCAGTCTCAACCGACAATCAACATTAAATACCAGTCTCAACCGACGATCAACGTAAGTACCAGTCTCAACCGACAATCAACGTTAAATATCAGTCTCAACCCACAATCAACGTTAAGTATCAGTCTCAACCGACAATCAACGTTAAATATCAGTCTCAACCCACAATCAACATTAAATATCAGTCTCAACCCACAATCAACATTAAATATCAGTCTCAACCCACAATCAACATTAAATATCAGTCTCAACCGGCGATGAACGTAAGTACCAGTCTCAACCGACAATCAAAGTTAAACATCAGTCTCAACCGACAATCAACGTTAAGTATCAGTCTCAACCGACAATCAACGTAAGTACCAGTCTCAAACGACAATTAACGTAAGTACCAGTCTCAACCAACAATCAACATTAAATATCAGTCTCAACCGACAATCAATGTTAAGTATCAGTCTCAACCGACAATCAACATTAAATACCAGTCTCAACCGACGATCAACGTAAGTACCAGTCTCAACCGACAATCAACGTTAAATATCAGTCTCAACCGACAATCAACGTTAAGTATCAGTCTCAACCGACAATCAACGTTAAATATCAGTCTCAACCCACAATCAACATTAAATATCAGTCTCAACCGGCGATGAACGTAAGTACCAGTCTCAACCGACAATCAAAGTTAAACATCAGTCTCAACCGACAATCAACGTTAAATATCAGTCTCAACCGACAATCAACGTAAGTACCAGTCTCAAACGACAATTAACGTAAGTACCAGTCTCAACCAACAATCAACATTAAATATCAGTCTCAACCGACAATCAACGTTAAGTATCAGTCTCAACCGACAATCAACGTAAGTACCAGTCTCAACCAACAATCAACGTTAAATATCAGTCTCAACCCACAATCAACATTAAATATCAGTCTCAACCCACAATCAACATTAAATATCAGTCTCAACCGACAATCAACGTTAAATATCAGTCTCAACCGACAATCAACATTAAATATCAGTCTCAACCCACAATCAACATTAAATATCAGTCTCAACCCACAATCAACATTAAATATCAGTCTCAACCCACAATCAACATTAAATATCAGTCTCAACCCACAATCAACATTAAATATCAGTCTCAACCCACAATCAACATTAAATATCAGTCTCAACCCACAATCAACATTAAATATCAGTCTCAACCCACAATCAACATTAAATATCATTCTCAACCCACAATCAACATTAAATATCAGTCTCAACCCACAATCAACATTAAGTATCAGTCTCAACCGACAATCAACGTAAGTACCAGTCTCGACCGACAATCAAAGTTAAACATCAGTCTCAACCGACAATCAACGTTAAATATCAGTCTCAACCGACAATCAACGTTAAATATCAGTCTCAACCGACAATCAccgttaaagggactgattcacgattttaccccaaattttgttttt
This genomic window from Ostrea edulis chromosome 4, xbOstEdul1.1, whole genome shotgun sequence contains:
- the LOC125669654 gene encoding WD repeat domain phosphoinositide-interacting protein 4-like encodes the protein MSRGVISLRFNQDHGCFTCATETGLRIYNVEPLTQKLSLGQDVVGSVASAEMLFRSNILAMMGGGSSPKFDEKAVLIWDDSAKKVIMDVSFNQPVVSIKLKYDRLIVVLRNQIHVFSFPNNPTLLHSFDTRDNPKGLCDVSPFGQVIAFPGQKCGSVQIADLETTQPGQSTAPVTINAHQGELACLTLNQQGTLLATASRKGTLIRVFDTTTKKLVVELRRGADPATLYCISFSHDSSFLCASSDKGTIHIFAVKDTSLNRRSTFKTMGFLGTYVESQWGLASFTVAAECACICAFGPGHSVIAVCVDGTFHKYVFTTDGNCNREAYDIYLDIGDDFE